Proteins from a genomic interval of Bos mutus isolate GX-2022 chromosome 15, NWIPB_WYAK_1.1, whole genome shotgun sequence:
- the LOC102276550 gene encoding folate receptor alpha-like produces MAWKITPLLCLLVCVAAVGAARPGTQLLNVCMNARYHKEKPGPEDKLHGQCSPWKKNACCFVNTSIEAHKDISSLYRFDWDHCGKMEPACKRHFIQDTCLYECSPNLGPWIREVNQSWRKERILNVPLCKEDCQSWWEDCRTSYTCKSNWHRGWDWTSGYNQCPVKAACHRFDFYFPTPAALCNEIWSHSYKASNYSRGSGRCIQMWFDPILDNPNEEVARFYAESMNGAGLHEAWPLCCGLLLLLLWLLS; encoded by the exons ATGGCCTGGAAGATCACACCACTGCTGTGCCTTTTAGTGTGTGTGGCTGCTGTGGGGGCAGCCCGGCCCGGGACTCAGCTTCTCAACGTCTGCATGAATGCCAGGTACCATAAGGAAAAACCAGGTCCCGAGGACAAGTTACATGGACAG TGCAGCCCTTGGAAAAAGAATGCCTGCTGCTTTGTCAACACCAGCATAGAAGCGCATAAGGATATTTCCAGCCTGTACAGATTCGACTGGGACCACTGCGGCAAGATGGAGCCTGCATGCAAGCGCCACTTTATTCAGGACACCTGTCTCTACGAGTGCTCACCTAATCTGGGGCCCTGGATCCGGGAG GTGAATCAGAGCTGGCGCAAAGAACGGATCCTGAATGTGCCCCTCTGCAAAGAGGACTGTCAGAGCTGGTGGGAAGACTGCCGCACCTCCTACACCTGCAAGAGCAACTGGCACAGGGGCTGGGACTGGACCTCAG GGTACAACCAGTGCCCAGTGAAAGCTGCCTGCCACCGCTTCGACTTCTACTTCCCGACGCCTGCTGCTCTGTGCAATGAAATCTGGAGTCACTCCTACAAAGCCAGCAACTACAGCCGTGGCAGCGGCCGCTGCATTCAGATGTGGTTCGACCCCATCCTGGACAACCCCAACGAGGAGGTGGCGAGATTCTATGCTGAGAGCATGAATGGGGCTGGGCTCCATGAGGCCTGGCCTCTGTGTTGCGGCCTGCTCTTATTGTTGCTCTGGCTGCTCAGTTGA